TCAAgagacaagaagaagaagacgaccGATAATGAGAAACAAACAATCCTCCATGAGGAAGTATAGAACGGCGATTTTATAATGCCCGTATAAAATTCAAAACGAGTTTTAATTTGAAACTAATTAATGTAAAGTACGATAAAAACAGGGAGCTacacaaaaaaaactatatcaaaaatatgttttgaaataaTGTGTTCTTCATGTAGCTGCATATTTTCATCGTACTTAACATCCATCAGTTCTTAATTTCATACATGCATCCTAAAATCACCGTTAAATACTTCACCATGAAGGATTTTATTGTTTCTCACTATCGGCCGTCTTCATCTTTTTGCCTCTCGACTTCGTGAATACAGATATATTATACGTTTAGAATAGCTCGTATGTGATTTCGTTTATATTAGTTTCCACCATTCTAACATTCTGGTTGATATCACACCATATAATAAATAAGCTGATAATTAAGTAAGTTCTTTGATGACACTGCGTTTTACTTGACAATAAAAGGTATAAATAAAAGCAAACTTATAGAAACGTGTGTCAACGATAGCACATATGAACTATTCTTAAACCATGAATTATCATGAATATTAGCTGCATAAGCTTTGAAAATGGCCTATCAATTTGGTGTAAACAGGTATATATATTACAAAACTGATTGTTGCTTTTAAAATTGGGAATGATTCTTCATAGTTTCGAATCGGCTTTATTCATCAAAATGCATTTATTGTCAGAAACGTGATTGGTCATTTTCATGTTTATGTCAAACACGGTACGTTGGTACGTTGCAATGTCATTGCCTAATTAAAAAAGTCGAACTCATTTGTTTGGTTTATATACATGATATATTTATgcctttatatttttatttcaatgcaAAACTATATAACGAAGTTTTAATTAATTATTCTTGTTTTACCTCGATTTTCTGAGAAGAAAGTATGAAATATAAACATAAAGTAACATTTAAACAATAccattaagtaatttttttctcttttttatttctacaCTTCTCGTAGATCTCCTGACATTTCTCTTATTTATTAGATCCTTGGAAAGTATGTATCAAGCAGATTCTAATGTGCTAATATCTTTGTATgcgatattttatattttttgtcacTTCCTCTCATCTAAcctgatttttatttatataatatTACAACGTATACGATATTTcaaattatctttttttttatcctaCACTACAGTTTATCTTACTTGTAtataaaaaaaaggaagaaaaaaaaattactttaataCATTTGAATTTTCGCATTTTCATTAGCATTCAATCATTCAttaacattcattcattcattaaaTTTAATCATCATCGTTTATATCTCTATCTCACACTACAGCTTATCTTACAtgtagaggcattccacggggcatgtcagtcgatcctgagcgaccatttcgaaaatatttgaaactctgcacagtttttcaatttcatctaaatcgtcatttttcgatatcaaatcttcatattgagtctacgactaacttttcaaaagggtgtatgtgaaaaaggtttaaaaatatttaaaaagctgcacagcaaaaacggaatgttcgtttgttatgattttttcagcaaagttggACAACttaatggtgattcttaagaaaatgtacacagtaaaaaagattttttttgcgtttaaaaatatcagttttatagcaaaaactcaaatatctcaaaaccctatatttttacgaacgtaattttttcaGGGAAAACGGTCCTTTATagtagctatctaccataaaaatttggtgatggtaaactaataaacaaaaagttatgacatttcaaacatttcacaattttcacatttagtaaaaaaattttttctgtgtaagttatttcgagaattgcagtttgatgcagattttattgttaagggacgtgatttaaacaagttgttttcatgatattttgatttaattattcatagcaactataagaaacttagacacgatccagtgttgtgatcaaaagtattgatagtgtcataattttcattgcacgtgactggcgaaaaattcttttaatagtgttgaaacctgttgataataacgttgatagaaacatatcagaaatgttatttttaagacaaaagctgcaaaatcaaagatttatatacacgtgtacgtctacagtttacctgcaaaaatatacctcttagagaatagactttatgatcgggaggaaacaggtatcttcaacaacaacaaatgcatgataggtacataccatgacaatgctcacgaaaagcaaaaaaattactactactaaggttgttaaaagatcttatagtaattttttcttcagtcaagcaaatgacaccaaactagtcagtaaaaacttaaaagtgattttgtttattgaaatattacgaacaacatgagtagccgctttctcaactgttgtaggccgtttgatggaaaaagtgttcaaaagagttacgaaatctcaccgaaagcaccatagataaactgaaagcgactggttatgctccaatgtccacattgaatacaaatttacgcatttgcacgtcctgccgtctaaacgttgacaaaagagcaatctgtatatcatcggttgagcagagcgcaggaagttcgaaaacgacagcaactgaggaattgccagatgtatcgacaacaactgaggaattaccagaagtattaagtgctgagagccttgccaccgtaccatcagcgaaatctgtttcaacaaatcaatcggaagatgagtgtatccaaaaggtcaacatcgaacgctttaacgagggcatagctgggataaaagtgactccgattaaatggagtaagatggactacgtttattacccggaggaaaaataccgtgaaataaacgaagctgtacgaagaaacctcttcaaattaggacctgatgatgtggaaaatacagactacgatgaggtaattataaatatgaaggaaaggttctcgaatgcagccacgacaaggaaagaaaaatgattgattttgtcgatgctgccaagttcgtggtctattcaggatgccattgatgagttcaaaaccaatagaaatacagtaaaagaggcaaaacaattgaagaataactgtctttcaaccaaaaatactaggtctagtactgcattaacagatgagacaaaagaaatagtagttcaatattttgaagatgatgaagtaagtcgagctatgcctggtcaaaaagattatgtatcagtaaaaaaagatggaaagcgtcaagcaatccaaaaacgattaatgatgacgactttgaaagaagcgtacacacgcttcaaggaaattcacgataatattaaaataggtttttcctcatttgcaagccggccggccaaggcaatgtaagcttctttccaattcaggaacacataatgtgtgtgtgtgcacaacccatgagaatattaatcttattttacatagtttgaaaagaatcaatttaacaaaggatattaaaatgttaactggtagtcttttgtgtgaaaatacaacatcaaattgctatctacgatcttgttcggattgtccagattcttcataattggaaaatactttattcgctgagtttgaagaaaaatatattgatcagttatcatttgagcaatgggtgaccacggataggtgtgacatagaaactattgtaaaacctgtagatgagtttgtgtcatatttttgcttgaaattagaaagtttaatccctcacgatttcattaaaacagaacaatccagctttttaaaaaatacgaaaaatacattacaaaatggtcatttgtgatttttctgaaaattacagctttgtattgcaagatgaagtgcagtcccatcactggaacgtacaacaagctacaattcatccattcgttatttattttaatggaagtacgcaaattgaacacttaagttttattataatttccgaagatttaagacacgattcagtatccgtaaacttgttcattgaaaaatgattaactttttacgcgttgataagcataaagaagtcaaaagatatatttcatgtctgatggagcagcgtcgcagtacaaaaatcgtaagaatttttcgagcctatgtcaatttaaatcaatgtacggaattgatgcagaatggcattttttgctacatcacatggcaaaggtccttgtgatgctattggaggaacaataaagcgcatggccacaagagcaagtttagccaaagaacgtgagcatccaattaaaactgcgaaagaactttttgattgggcaaatcgtagaaaagaaaaagatttaaccaaattatcattttgttttactactactgaagagtacgaaataaaggcttcagagctcagcgagcaatttaataacgcgaaaacgatccaaggaacccaaaaatttcactgtttcattccattgtcggaaaataaaattaaagcaaaactatactcaaactgtgctgataataattcaaaagtgttcgatatcttgaaaaatttgaataaaaataaataaaaaataaatattaataaactgttttcatgatatcataacccataccaaaattcaaacccaaaactcttagagtttctataacaacattgtgtaactgccacatttaatttaatacttaggataatattaattcatttttatttatttatacatataatatttatacatataatatacataatatcgatgaatacataaatatggaatatcatacaaacaacttgtttaactcacgcaaggcccttaacaataaaatcagcatcaaactgcgattcatgaaaaaaaaaaatacacggaaatttttgtttgtttactatatgtgaaaattgtgaaatgtttgaaatgtcataacttttttgtttattagtttaccatcaccaaatttttatggtagatagctaatataatggaccgttttccctaaataaattacgttcgaaaaaagatagggttttgagatatttgagtttttgtgacaaaaatgatatttttaaaggcaaacaaaaattttttttactgtgcacattttcttaagaatcaccatttagttgtctaactttgctgaaaaaatcataacaatcgaacattccgtttttgctgtgcagctttttaaatatttttgaaccattttcacatacacccttttgaaaagttagtcgtgactcaatatgaagatttgatatcgaaaaatgacgatttagatgaaaatgaaaaactgtgcaaagtttcaactcaatagaaaatcataaattaaaattttcttaaattttgatgctgttgcttggaatcgctctgtatatcaaaaaagaaagaaacaagTTACTTTAATACATTTTGAGTATCGAATTCACATtatcattcattcatttttatctaatttcataCATTCCGTTCACTCCAATTCACCTAACCCAGTTTTATCGCAATTTCCATTTCTCTTCTAAAGTTTATACATTTTATCAGTTTAGCATTTCATCAAACCGTCCacattaaggctcaagactccatcacaatgttttgagaattaatgactgtatcactgtctgtaatagtgaggcaattggtacggaaaagtgcagcagcgatagataaattttgtttacaactggggtgggtggaaatggggtgttaaaaatatgccagctgatgcataatgttgccagacttgacgaaatgtttattctatatcacaacacatgttcacggtgtatcaaatatatgggtatttatcggtttaaaattttttattcaccacttggaatttaacagcagcttacataacatgtttaaatatttatttctggtatatttgttcaatcccacaaacagcaatgattttttccaataaacaaatctggcaacggagaagagatgattatttccttgtgtatgcacatctttgtttgcgtgttggctggcgtatacgttgtattgttcggattgaatgaagttgcatcgcgtagattttgaactcaccatttcacttattgcgctagtgaatttgagtcttccgcattttattgcattcacaatacggtcgtcaaatttgtctctcacttcgatttttgggaagcagttttcgacagtttttggacgcgAAGTGAATGAATTTGTagtcaatattgaagaaaaatgtgaaactcagttagtgaatatgttttaggagtgattaaatcaagaaaacagtgggaaaagatcaagtgaaaaatcaagtgcgtgtgtatgtgtttgctccgaacgttcggagttagtatgcgttcgaaaaaaatacgaatgccggctcaggaaaaaaggcagttttcatcgtttttcctgcaattcctcagtaattgttaatttggataagtgaaaactaatatggaaatgccatgaatatattatgatggaggtaagtcggcaaatagcgcaaaaatattgaatttagttcagaaCTTTAGTAGtgtagtgcggattcgaataaaatcatcgtcattatcggattgattacggtttatagagccttaacttTTACGcaaacggtttttttttctcaaaaacatcTATTTTGAACCGCTTGCATCACAATCATGCTTCGCCAGGGCATCGATCACTCGCCGTACGACACGTTGCTGGTTGCCAACTCGGTATGCATTCGATTTTGAAGCGTTGGAAGGTGTTATTTTCAGAAAATATTGTTGAATCAGCTCCAGGAGTTTTGATGTTGCTTTCAGATATTTATAATTGTGAACGTAGTACGTGCACATAATATCCTGCATTGCGCAAATTATGTCTTTAGTGCCTTCCGTAACTCGAGTGTGATCTACATAAACGTAGTACATGTAAGCTCTTTCACCCAAATCTGTAAGAAGATAAATAATATGATGTGAGGTACTTTGCAGAAtgttgaagaaaacaaaaagtaacaATCTATGTAATCTAGCCTTTGATAACTGTAATGTAATGTAGTTTTGACGTAAAACAGTATGTCGAAAACAAATAAAGTACAACGAATCCTGCTCAGTACAGCTGTCTTCAGTACGGCATTTTTGTCCAATGAAACGTGTTAAGACTACTcgttgcagttatcaaacgTTAACCGAATTAGAATTTGTAACTCTTGGAGTCTGTACACAAATTACTTAGCGCCGTAGGGAGCAAAAAGAGGGCAACTGAGCTTTAACGGATTAAATGCATAAATTGTATCTTTCGTACATGTGAGAAAAGAACAGAACtaatatgaccaaatttggcttacgtaatttgtaaacagcTTCGCAAGCAAGTAAATTTACACTCGAGTACGCACGCTGTTATATTATGTACAACACTTTTTCTGACAGTTACACAGCACAAGCAAAGCGGCATTTGCTTCTTAGTTAGAAAAGCGCGAGTGCTGAAAGGTTTACATAGCGTCTTACCTACAGATACCACCAAAGGACCCGTcgattccaaatgaatttcgtCGATGCGTGTTCCAATCTAGAACAAATCagtaaatataaataataatagtaatataaataataattcaagacaaaattttcaaaacgacttatcaaacgacgtcgtttgaatctttgtttacaaaagcagataagacgttttgaaaattttgtctctaaTTGTGAGATACAAATATCAATTGAATACAGTGACCGTTCGctaattgtttttttaattggGGCACTTTTCAATTGGAGGTTTGCTAATTGGAACAAAATCTaataaaaagcaatcaaacctCAAAATGTGGTGTCAATATAACAACGTTGACGCTTCATTTCTATTTTTGACGGAATCGATAAGTATCGGCacgtaaaatttaattttttccactgcaaaaagtaaacaacatggTCGTTTGTCAGAACGCCCAAATTAGCAAACGGCATTTGCTAGTTGGGGTCAGGTCGTGCCCTgtttagcgaacgatcactgtatacATTAAAAAGTAAAAGCGATAGCATCAATTTCACTGTTTGTTTCAGTGACTTTTTGACAAACTTACCTCTTTCTTGACAATCAGATCATTAATGTCTTCTCCCACAAGTTTAGCTAGATATCCGAATATGTCCAAATCGCAGCACTCGTCACTTAATTTTGAAATGGTTCGACCAGCAGTATTTGAATAACTGATTATTTTCGCACGTTTCATACAATAATACTTGCGCAGATCGTCAACGTTAATGCCTGTTGCTTGAGCGAAATGATAATTAAGAAGACTTCTTCTTCTAAAAACAGGATACTCGGCCAGCAAGTTTCCAAGATTTTTACTTTCGTTCAGCTGATATCTTACATACGCCTGGGATGCCACAAGAAGCTCATTCGTTAATACATCAGGTTCGTCTCGGCGAAGCTTTGATAAGGTATCTTTCTCGCAATCTTTTTTTATAGTGGTCCAGTAAGCTTTCAGAGTGCCTGCTCTTACGTTACGACCCTTATGGTTAGCTGTATGTTTCTCTTCCGATGAATCCTTGAAACGATTGAGGTAATTGTTATGATTTATCATCTTATGTTTGAATATCACGTAACTCATGCCGTTTCCATGTCCATCGTCGTCTATCAACTCGAGACAAGGATATTTGGACAACAATTGTCTGGCAACTGTTTCCATCACATTTGCTTTAATTTCCGAATCGATTATACGCAACTGATCAACTACGTTGTTTACCAAACTCGTGGTATCTGTTTTGGTCAATCGCAGTGACGCTGGAATGGAATCCTCTTTATGATCGGTTTTAAACTGCTGTATGTTGGTCAGCTTCTTGATTATACTGTCGCTTATCTTACTCCAATTAATTTCGAAAAAGCGAAATTTCATTTCGGATGATGCGTGCTTTTTGGAACTTTTCTGCAATTCGATATTTGCAACCTGTTGTCGCTTCTGACTTGTATTAGGAGACTGATTTTCATCAAACTGTTGATCTTCCGATGTTATATGATCTTCACGATCCATGATTTGCTCTCCATCCGCTGGTATTTCATTCTGTAGTGATTCATCATCGTCCATCT
The nucleotide sequence above comes from Armigeres subalbatus isolate Guangzhou_Male chromosome 3, GZ_Asu_2, whole genome shotgun sequence. Encoded proteins:
- the LOC134224229 gene encoding uncharacterized protein LOC134224229; protein product: MQIINKEQHDAPKSQLLVATLQDAELLSPVLQQVNVDSNYFKFIPNQQVSVPDPIAMQLMADVENQAVDQQLLSTPLLTGSENSSTKTQEDEDKVDDPQVVGVENQMDDDESLQNEIPADGEQIMDREDHITSEDQQFDENQSPNTSQKRQQVANIELQKSSKKHASSEMKFRFFEINWSKISDSIIKKLTNIQQFKTDHKEDSIPASLRLTKTDTTSLVNNVVDQLRIIDSEIKANVMETVARQLLSKYPCLELIDDDGHGNGMSYVIFKHKMINHNNYLNRFKDSSEEKHTANHKGRNVRAGTLKAYWTTIKKDCEKDTLSKLRRDEPDVLTNELLVASQAYVRYQLNESKNLGNLLAEYPVFRRRSLLNYHFAQATGINVDDLRKYYCMKRAKIISYSNTAGRTISKLSDECCDLDIFGYLAKLVGEDINDLIVKKEIGTRIDEIHLESTGPLVVSVDLGERAYMYYVYVDHTRVTEGTKDIICAMQDIMCTYYVHNYKYLKATSKLLELIQQYFLKITPSNASKSNAYRVGNQQRVVRRVIDALAKHDCDASGSK